From one Saprospiraceae bacterium genomic stretch:
- a CDS encoding TIM barrel protein: MNRRKFIKNTLASTPVILSSLELLPSSTQIKSQLEIIVLATNWGYSGTIDSFCKKIKEAGYHGLEIWWPGTKEEQKELFDALEKYQLQVGFLTSGNGTEYEEHARTFKINIDAAIDNIHLRPLYVNCHSGKDHFRYDHNCSLIEYTLDRMAKTGIDILHETHRGRMCFAAHTTRHFLEKYPDMYLTLDISHWTNVHESMLADQSESVDLALGRTKHIHARVGHEEGPQVNDPRAPEWAYTFKKHVEWWDKAIDHRIKAGSKRMTFLTEFGPPNYLPTVPYTHLPLADQWDINVYMMKFLKERYQ, encoded by the coding sequence ATGAATAGAAGAAAATTTATAAAAAATACCCTTGCCTCTACTCCAGTGATATTATCTTCATTAGAATTATTACCTTCCTCCACGCAGATTAAATCCCAGCTGGAGATCATCGTATTGGCCACCAATTGGGGATATTCAGGCACTATCGATAGTTTCTGTAAAAAGATTAAAGAAGCAGGATATCATGGATTGGAGATATGGTGGCCGGGGACCAAAGAAGAACAAAAAGAGTTGTTTGATGCTTTGGAAAAATACCAGCTCCAGGTGGGTTTTCTAACCAGTGGCAATGGTACTGAATATGAAGAACATGCCCGTACCTTTAAAATCAATATTGATGCCGCCATTGACAATATCCACCTCAGACCTCTATATGTCAATTGCCATTCCGGCAAAGACCACTTTAGGTACGATCATAATTGTAGCCTGATAGAATATACTCTGGATCGAATGGCCAAAACAGGGATAGACATACTGCACGAAACTCATCGGGGCAGGATGTGTTTTGCAGCTCATACCACGAGGCATTTTCTGGAAAAATATCCGGACATGTATCTCACACTGGACATCTCACATTGGACCAACGTACATGAATCGATGCTGGCAGACCAGTCTGAAAGTGTAGATCTGGCCCTGGGAAGGACAAAACATATACATGCCCGAGTCGGCCACGAAGAGGGACCCCAGGTCAATGATCCACGCGCTCCGGAATGGGCATACACTTTTAAAAAACATGTAGAATGGTGGGATAAAGCCATAGATCATCGTATCAAAGCAGGTAGTAAGAGAATGACCTTTCTCACCGAGTTTGGGCCACCCAATTATCTTCCTACTGTGCCCTATACCCATCTACCCTTGGCGGATCAATGGGATATCAATGTATATATGATGAAATTTTTAAAAGAAAGATATCAGTAG